The sequence CCCTCTCCGCCCACGCCAAGGCCGGGCAGCGACTGTCCGCATACTGGCAGGCATTCTGGCTGCACGCCTTTGGGCGAGGCTCCCTGGACGACTGTCTGGCTGCGGCCGGGAAGCTGCGCGATGACCATGCCGCCCTGGTGCGCGTCATGACCGCCGGGGCTTTGCGTTTTTTCCGCATGGCCAGCAGCGCCTCCGACCCGGAGCTGCCCATGCGCGAGTGGAACCGCACGTCTTTGGCGCTGCGCCCCTTAAGCGGGTACGCCGCCGTTCACCTGTCCAATCATGACTGCTCCGTGGCTAGCCGCAAGCGCGTGCTGGCCCTGGCCGAGGCGCACCTCGGCTTTCTTCGCCAATCGTGACTTCATTCTAATCAAAGCAAAAAAGGCGGCCAGTGGCCGCCTTTTTTGCTTTGATTTTTAGGTGGTTGTTATTGCGCTGAGGCCTGCAATCCGTTTTCCTGCCAGCCGCCTCCGAGGGCGGTGAAGAGCTCGACCGTGGCCAGTTTTCGGGCCAGGCGGGCATCGAGCAGGTTCTGTCTGGCCGTGAACAGGGTGCGTTCGGCGTCGTGCACGGCAAAGGCGCTCTCAAGACCTGCCGAAAAGCGCTGATCGACCAGCAGTCGGCTTTTTTCGGCGCTGGCCGCGCGACGGGCCTGGGCCTGAACCTGCCCCTCGTAGCCCTGGTTTTTGGCCAGGGCGTCGGACACCTCGCGAAAGGCGTTCTGGATGGTCTCTTCGTACTGCGCGATGCGGATCTGCTGTTCGGCCTTGGCCGCTTCGAGTTTGGCTTTGTTCCGGCCTGCGTCGAAGATGGGCAGGGTGATGCTGGGCACAAAGGTCCAGACCCGCTGGGCCGAATCGAACAGGTCGGTCAGTTCCAGACTGGCCAATCCCGCCGTGGTGGTCAGGCCGATGCGCGGGAAGAACGCGGCCCGCGCCGCGCCGATTTCGGCGCCCGCGGCCCAGAGGCGGTGCTCGGCTTCAAGGATGTCGGGGCGGCGGGTCAGGAGCTCCGAAGGAAGCCCCGGCGTGACCGCCGTGTTTAGAATCACATCATTGATGGCCTGCGCCGGGAGGTTCATATCCGAGACCGGCACCCCGGCCAGCACGGCCAGGGCGTTTTCGTCCATGACCACCTGGGCCGTGAGCCGCGCGACCTCGGCCTGGGCCACGGCCACGACTTCCTCGGCCTGATGGCGGGCCAGTTCCGTGCTCATGCCGTGGGCCAACTGCGCCAGGGTCAGGTCCAGGGTCGCTTGGCGGCTTTCCAGGGTTTCCCGGGCCAGAGCCAGATGCTCGCGGTCCCCGGCCAGGGTCAGGTAGCCCCTGGCGACCTGGGACACGAGGCTGATGTGCGCGGCCCGGCGGGCTTCCTCAGTGGCCAGGTAGCTCTCCAGGGCCGAGTCTTCCAGACTTTTGACCCGGCCAAAGAAATCAAGCTCGAAGGACGAGATGCCAAGGCCCACGTTCCATTGCCGATCGATCCCTTCGATCCCGCCGCGCAGATCTCCGGGCGATCGCGTGTTGGAGTTGACGCCCGAGGCGTCAACGTTCGGGACACGATCGGCGCGGGCGATGCCGAATTGCGCCCGGGCCTTGTCCATGGCCAGCACGGCCTGGCGCAGGCTTCTGTTCTGGCCCA is a genomic window of Desulfomicrobium baculatum DSM 4028 containing:
- a CDS encoding efflux transporter outer membrane subunit, which codes for MRRLILVIALVALGGCATLAPERERPAMPVPEAWNAPAQSGPVQAGIDELGWRDAFPDPALQKLIATALGQNRSLRQAVLAMDKARAQFGIARADRVPNVDASGVNSNTRSPGDLRGGIEGIDRQWNVGLGISSFELDFFGRVKSLEDSALESYLATEEARRAAHISLVSQVARGYLTLAGDREHLALARETLESRQATLDLTLAQLAHGMSTELARHQAEEVVAVAQAEVARLTAQVVMDENALAVLAGVPVSDMNLPAQAINDVILNTAVTPGLPSELLTRRPDILEAEHRLWAAGAEIGAARAAFFPRIGLTTTAGLASLELTDLFDSAQRVWTFVPSITLPIFDAGRNKAKLEAAKAEQQIRIAQYEETIQNAFREVSDALAKNQGYEGQVQAQARRAASAEKSRLLVDQRFSAGLESAFAVHDAERTLFTARQNLLDARLARKLATVELFTALGGGWQENGLQASAQ